Below is a genomic region from Serratia sarumanii.
TGTTTTTTCATTGTTAACCTTATGAGGAGAGATTAGTTGAGGTACACCAGGCTGCCGTCAATAATGCTCGCCGGCACATTGACCTGCATGTCATTACCAAAGCTGTCGATAAGTCGTCTTTCGACGACTTTTCCAACCAGCGCGGAATGTCGGCTCTGCGCCAACAATGCGGCCATCAACCCAGGTTTATCTGGCTGATAGACATACACACGGTCAGCCTGCAGAACATTGCGCACCCCAGCAACGGATGACCAGCCAAAGGCGCTATCGGGGATCACGCCGTCTTTTTGTTCAGGATGGATATAGCGCCAGTCGTTTATCGCATTAAGATATTGCACCGTGTTGCGCGCCTGCAGGGAAAGTGTCTGATCCTCTAGGGATACCGGGGGTTCTTGCTGTGGCGGATCCAGCCAGACAATCATTCCTATGAATATGGCAAAGAGCCAATAAATCATCAGTGCACCTCTTTATCATCAACGGAGATAACACACTGAAGAGGACGGATGCCTGCATACAGTGGCACTTGAGCCGTTCCATAAAGAGTAAACAGACTGTTTAGCGCATCGCGGAAGGAACCTTCGAATTGCAATGGCGCATCAATCCGATAGTTAACTGGCGTCGACCAGGCAACCGTCCAGTGTGAGATCCCCGGTTGGTTACATGCTTCGCTGGCTGCCCAGTTGAACAGGGTATCTTTGAGCGTGTTGCCAGCATCTATTCGCCAATGTTGCTTTTGAGGGACGACAATCACTTTCTTGGATGTATTGGCTGTTGGTGCTGGTGTCACCGCTTGCTTTGAATCTGCCGATTTACCGCCACTGAAGGGGTTGCGGCCGCGAGTTACTGATTGAGGTGATGCGCTTGGGGTTACTGCCTTTGACT
It encodes:
- the pilM gene encoding type IV pilus biogenesis protein PilM, whose product is MIYWLFAIFIGMIVWLDPPQQEPPVSLEDQTLSLQARNTVQYLNAINDWRYIHPEQKDGVIPDSAFGWSSVAGVRNVLQADRVYVYQPDKPGLMAALLAQSRHSALVGKVVERRLIDSFGNDMQVNVPASIIDGSLVYLN